The following DNA comes from Selenomonadales bacterium.
CATCTCGGAATGGGCATTGGGAAATTGGAAAACGAATCGTGATCTGACGCGTCGTTATGCCGATTATATGTCGCGTCATCTCAGTTGGGTCAATTTTTGTAAGGTAACGGGTCATACGGGCGTTGTTGGCAATGAATTAGCAGACAAGCTTGCCAAAGATGCGCTCGGTATCCGTTAAAACATCTTATTGAGAGCATTTTCTTTGAAGAGATTGCCTTCTTGAATATAGCGACGAACCATTTTTTCTGATTTATGACGAGTTTGTTTCATGATCTGTCGTTCGGCTACGTCATGTTGTGCCGCGCTGGTGGCGAATCCGCGTCGCAGGCTGTGTCCTGCGAATTGCTTGGGATTCAGTCCTGCCAGGGCGGTGTATTTTTTTACGATAAGTGCGACAGATTTATCCGAAAGCTGCGATATACCGACTTTCTTTGTCTTGCTGATCGGGCGGAAGATAGGACCGCTTTTGATGATGGCATGATCGAGCCATCTCTCCAATGCAGTAACAGCACATAAGTCGGTGTTTTGGCGATATGGGATAGCGATTCGTTCACCGATACCTTCTTGGTCGCCTTTGGAACGCTTGATGCGGATCATGACGCCTTCTTGCGAGAAGGTCAGGTCGTCATATTGCAGAGCGACAAGTTCCGAACGACGGAATGCGCCCGAGAAACCGAGAAAGAGAAGTGCTTTGTCACGGATACCTGTTAAGCCGAATGGTGCAAAATGCGGTTCTAAGAGTGCAAGGTCTTCCAACAGGATCGGTTGTTTCGGTGACTGAAAGATACCTTTTTCACGCTTGATCGCGGCAATCGAAGCTTTGACGAGCGGAGAGAGGATAGGATTGTCGCTTACGAAGCCTGCGGCGCGATGATTTTCGGATATTGCGCTTAAACGGCGCGAGATGGTATTGGCGGCTGCGTGGTCAGCGAGATCGTTGATATAGTTGACGACTGTTTCGGGTGCAGCGGGCAGTGATGTGGTTTTTTGTATTTGGCACCAGTAATGGAAATCGTTCCAATCGGCGAGATATGCTTTGAGCGTATTATCCGATTTGCTTTTAGTCAATCTGCGTTTGCTTTTGAGGGAAAGTTTTTTGTTTTGTTCGAGTATCTGTTCGTTTGCCAGTGCGAAATTGTTTGGCAGTTCTTTTGTCACGAGCCACACCTTCTTTCTACTCAATATTGTACCGTATTTTTTTATCTGTTGGCAATATGTATGAAATGAGGCTTCTTCCGATATACTAATTGCAATAGATAGAGGAAGGTGCTTAACATGGAGAGTAGTGTAAAGAAGAATTATCAAGCGTATATCAATCCGTCTGTTGTGCGTCTGTTGGAGTTCATGGGGATGGATGCTGTTGAAGTGCGCGGTGAAGGGATATATCTGTACGATTCGACTGGCAAAAAATATATAGATTGTCTTGGTGGATACGGTACGTTTGCGTTCGGTCATCGTCATCCTCGTATCGTAGAAGCGGTGAAAAATCAGCTTGATAAATTACCGCTTTCGGGGAAAGTTTTTTTGAGTCAAGCGTTATCGAATGCCGCCCGTCATCTGGCGATGATCACACCGCAAGGATTACGATACAGTTTTTGGTGCAACAGCGGGACAGAAGCAGTAGAAGGCGCACTCAAAACGGCTCGTCTTGTTACGCGGCGAAAGCGATTTGTTGCGATGAAGGACGGGTTTCACGGTAAGACGTTCGGATCGCTGAGCGTCAGTGGGAGAGATCTGTATCGTACACCGTTTGCGCCGATGCTTGATGAGGTCATACATATACCGTTCGGAGATGTCGATGCGCTTGAACGTGTGATGGATAAGACGATAGCAGGTGTTATCGTTGAACCGATACAAGGTGAAGGCGGTGTTATCATACCACCATGCGGATATCTTCGGGATATAAGAACGTTGTGTGACAAGTACGGTGCGCTGATGATAGCCGATGAAGTGCAGACGGGTATGGGACGCACGGGACGTGCATTTGCCGTTGAACGAGAAGATGTTGTTCCTGATATTCTTGTTTTGGCAAAAGCACTTGGTGGCGGTGTGATGCCGTGCGGTGCATTTATTGCGACGGAAGAGGTGTGGAGACCGTATTTTGATTATCCGTTTCTTCATACATCAACATTCGGCGGCAATCCGCTTGCGTGTGTGGCAGCTGATATGGCAATGACTGTATTGACAGAAGAAGGACTTGCGGAAAATGCGGCGAATAAGGGAGAGTATCTGCTGAAACAATTGCGAGGTCTGATGGCAGAATATCCTGATTTGATCTGCGATGCGCGTGGACGAGGGCTTCTCGTTGGATTGGAAATGCCGTCGGAGAGCCAAGCGGGATTATTGATGTCGGAGTTGGTGAAACGTGGTGTGATAGTGGCATATACGCTGAACAATCCAACGATCATTCGGTTGGAACCGCCGCTCATCATACAACGTGATGAAGTAGACATGGTGATAGAGCGTTTGGAAGATGCTCTGATACAGATAAAGAAATATGGAATATGAGTTAGTTGGAGGAGAAGCATGACGACATTTGAATTGATAAAACAGATGCCGTATTCGGCAGAAGTGGTATTTGAGCAGTTGTGTCATATGGAGCGGTATGTAGAGTCAATGAAGAATATCGAACGTTTGACGGTGCTTACGCGGACGGAAAATGCAGCTCAAACGCAGTGGGAAGCTGTACTGGACGGGCGAAAGATCATGTGGTCGGAAGAAGATACGTATGACAAAGAGGCGCATAAAATAGCATATCGACTGATCGAAGGTGATTTCAGCGAGATGACAGGCAGTTGGTGCGTCGAGGATGTGGAGGATGGATGTACGGTCACGCTTAATGTATCGTTCGCATTCGGCATTCCGATGCTGGCAATGTTCGTTGAACCTATTTTAAAACGCAAATTAGAAGAAAACAGTCATATGTTGTTAGATGGTATTGAAGCATATCTGAGAACAAAGTAATAGAGGGAGAAGATGTACTATGAGTCGTGGACAGAAACTTGTTATGATGTATCAATTAGACGAATCGAAAGACAAAATCAAAGAGATCGCGAAAAAATTCCAGATCACAACGAAAACGATTTCCCGGGAAATGATCGGGGAAACGATGGGGCATCTGATCGGACGCAAAGGATTCGGTGCGGCAAAAACAAAAACAGAAGATACGACAATGAATGAACCGATGCTTGTTATGGACGGTCTTCAAGGTAATTCGCTCAACGTTTTTTTGAAAGCGCTCCAAGAAGCAGGCATATTCATACCGCTCAAGGCTATCATTACGCCGATCAATCTCTCGTGGTCGTTTTGCAAGCTGTATCATGCAATTGAAGAAGAAGACAGAGAGATGCGTCAGGCGAAATAACGATATAAAAAAGAATGTCTTAACAGACATTCTTTTTTATATGTGGAGATAATAGGCTTTTCACGTGATAAGAGAAGGTTTTTCTGTGTGGAATAGCCAATATATATAAAGTTATACAAGTTGAAAAATAAGGGGAATATCGTTATGTTGCCAAAATTTATATTGATCGACGGAAGCAGTTTGATGCATCGTGCATTCTATGCGTTACCGATCTTATCGTCTTCCAAAGGAGAATATACGAACGCTATTTATGGGTTTGCGATGATGCTTTGTAAGCTGATCGAGAATACCCATCCAACTGCGATGGCGGTTGCGTTCGATAAGAGCCGTATTACGTTTCGCTCGGAAGTCTATGAAGGATATAAGGCGAATCGTTCGGCAACACCGCCCGAATTGAAAGAGCAGTTTGCAACGGTGCAGGAACTTATCGGTTCGCTCGATATTCCTGTATTGGAGATAGATGGCTATGAAGCGGATGATATTATTGGGACGCTGTCTGCTAAGGCAGAGGCGAATGGTTATGAAACGATCATCGTAACGGGTGACCGTGATGCACTTCAGCTGTTAAGCCCGACGACACACGTGATGTTCACGCGCAAAGGGGTAACGGAGATAGACTGGTACGATGAGGCGGTTTTTGAAGCGAAATATGAGCTCAGACCCAAGCAACTGATTGATATAAAAGGCTTGATGGGCGATTCGTCCGACAATATCCCCGGAGTACCCGGTATAGGCGAAAAAACGGCGCTCAAGTTACTCAAAGAATACGGAAGTGTTGAGTCTGTACTCGATCATGTTGATTCGATAAAAGGCAAGAAGTTAAAAGAAAACTTGGTAACATATCGCGATGACGCTCTCATGTCTAAACGATTGGCGACGATCGTGAGAGATATGCCGATCGCGTTCGTGCCTGATGAATTTGCATTTGCGCCCGAATGGGAGAAAGTAAAGCCGATGCTTGAACGATTCGAGCTTCGTACGATCATTGGTAAGTTTGCGCCTCTTTTGAAGATGGAAACAGAGGGAACAAAACAAATCGCAGTCATTTACAATGGTGATGCTGAAGAAGCGAAAGCACTTGCTAAACGTATTCGCGAAGAAAAGCAGATGGCGTTCGCACTTGTGACAGAAGGCAAGATGCCTTCGTATGAAGCTGTGGGAATCGCAGTTGCCGATGGGGAGAAAGTCTGCTGGTGGGATCGTAGTGCAGAGGGTTTCCAAACGATGCGTGCGCTTTTATCCGATGATTCTATCGAAAAGATCACGTATGATTGGAAACGTGTATATCATACATTCACAGAAACGATAGATATAGAAAAACAGAATATTTTTGATGTGATGATAGCGGCGTATCTGGCTGATGCGACGAGCAATAATTATGCGATAGAAGAATTGGTGGGGCAGTATTTGCCTGAATATTGCTTTGGAAAAACAGAGGATGCTAAGCAAGTTGCGGTGCAAACGGCAGGTTGTTTGAACGCGTTGGCCAGAGCGATCGGTGAAAGGATCGCATCTTTGGAGATGGAACCGCTTTGCCATGAGATCGAGTTTCCATTGATTCGTGTATTGGCAAAGATGGAACAGAAAGGCATCTTTATTGATCGTGCGAAATTGGCAGAAATGTCAGTGCGGATCGGCGATCAGATTGCTCGATTAACAGATGAGATACACGCTCTGGCAGGAGAGGAGTTCAATGTTAATTCGCCAAAACAGTTGGGTGTCGTTTTGTTTGAAAAGCTGCACCTGCCTGTTGTAAAAAAGACGAAGAGTGGTTATTCGACGAATGCAGAGGTATTGGAAGAACTTCGTAAATATCACCCTGTTATTGAGAAGATACTTGAATATCGTATGCTGACAAAATTGAAGTCTACGTACCTTGATGCGATGGATGGACTCATTTCGCCTGTTAGTGGAAGAGTCCACACAACATTTAATCAAGAAGTAACGGTAACGGGACGACTCAGCAGCTCCGATCCGAACTTGCAGAACATTCCCGTGCGGACAGAGCTTGGACGAGAGATCCGTTCACTTTTTATCCCGGGGAACGGATATGATTATCTGATGTCTGCCGATTATTCACAGATAGAGCTTCGCGTATTGGCTGATATCTCGCAAGATGATAACTTTGTACAGGCGTTCCGTAAAGGGGAAGATATTCACAGCCGAACGGCGGCAGAGGTATTCGGTGTGCCGATGGAGGAAGTAGACGGTGGATTGCGTCGCAAAGCAAAAGCCGTAAACTTCGGTATCGTATACGGGATAAGTGATTTTGGTTTGTCGCGTGATTTGAACGTGACGAGAAAAGAAGCGAAACAATATATCGACAGCTATTTTGCAAAATGTGTCGGTGTGAAGAAGTTCATTGACGAGATCGTGCAGGAAGCACGTGAGGCGGGATATGTAACGACGCTGTTCGGCAGACGAAGAGAGCTGCCTGAGATCAACAGTAAGAATTTTATGCGTCGCGGTTTTGCGGAACGAACGGCAATGAATACGCCGATCCAAGGAAGTGCGGCCGATATCATCAAAAAGGCAATGATAGAAGTAGACAGTGCGCTTCGCAAAGGCGGTTTCAAAAGCCGAATGTTGTTGCAGGTACACGATGAGTTGGTCGTTGAGGTCGTCAAAGAAGAGTTGGAAGAAGTAACAGCGTTGGTAAAAGATTTGATGGAGCGGGCGGTACAGCTTAGTGTTCCGCTTACGGTAGATGTAAATTACGGTGAGAACTGGATGGATGCCAAATAAGGAGGAAGTGCGATGCCTGAGATGCCCGAAGTTGAAACGATACGCAAAGACTTATCAAGACGTGTCTGCGGAAAACAGATCATCTCGGCAGAGGTACGCCTTGTTCGGCAACTGCGTGCACCAAAAACGGTAGCAGAATTCGAAACGCTCGTTGTTGGTAAAACGATTCATATGATAGACAGGCGCGGGAAATATCTTTTATTTGACTTTGATGATGTCAGTCTTGTTATTCATCTTGGCATGACAGGTCAGCTCTATTATGCGCAGACCATAGATGATATTGATCTGACGCATGTGAGGTTTTTGTTCCGATTGGATTCGGGCGAATATATCGTTTTTGCGGATATTCGAACATTCGGTGGTGTTTATGCGCTGAAAAAAGAACAGCTTGGGGAGATCCATGGACTGGCGACGCTCGGACCGGAGCCACTTTCTGAAGAATTGACGGCAACGTATTTGTCACCGCGTCTTGCGAAACGAAAAAGTCCGATCAAAGCCTTTTTGTTAGATCAAAAACAAGTGGGCGGGCTTGGTAATATCTATGTAGATGAGGCGCTGTTCGCAGCGGGAATACACTCGATGCGAAGCTGTGATTCGCTGTTGCCGGAAGAAGTAGAAAAGCTGATCGTCGGTATCAATCGTGTTATCTCAGACGGGATTCGTGATGGTGGGACGACATTTCGTGATTATCGCAACGGAGAAGGCGGCAAAGGTGATCATCAGAATCATCTGTTCGTATATGGGCGTGGTGCAATGCCTTGTGTAGTTTGTGGAAATATGATCGAAAAATGTACGGTCAGTGGCAGAGGGACGCACTATTGCGCATTGTGCCAGAAGTAGGAGGTCATACGATGTATATCATAGGATTAACAGGTTCGATAGCAAGTGGGAAAAGTACTGTCAGTCGTATTCTTGCAGATTGCGGTGCGCCCATTGTTGATGCCGATCTGATCGCGCGTGCTGTGGCAGAGCGCGGTGAGATAGGATGGCAGAAGATCGTTGAAACATTTGGTGAAAGCGTGCTTCAGGCGGATGGACAGCTCGATCGCGGGAGAGTCGGCGAAATGATCTTTCGTGATGCGACTAAGAGAGCAGAGCTTGACCGCATTATGCATCCGATCATTCTGGAGAGAATGAAAGAAGAGATCGCAGCATATGAAGAGCAAGGCAAAACGATCGTGATACTTGATGTTCCGCTTTTACTGGAACTCGGTTGGCAAGATAAGGTATCTGTCGTATGGCTCGTTGCCGTATCGCCTGATACGCAGAAACGACGCTTGATGGCGCGCAATAATTTAACGGAAGAACAGGCGATGGTACGGATTGCTTCGCAGATGAGCATTGAAGAAAAACGCCGATATGCCGATGTCATTATCAACAACGATGGTACGCTCGAAGAAACAGAACAGACTGTTCGTACAAACTGGACTGAAACAAAACGGATGCTAAATGAAGAGTAAGAAGCATAGGAATAAAAAAACAGTACGGAGGGATAACAGAATGCGGACTTGGATAAAAGTGGGAATCATTTTTTTGATCCTTGTATTCGGTGCAAAGGCGATTCATGATTCCGGTTGGTTTCAACGCAAATATGTATATCCCTATATGTACCAAGAATATATCTACGACTCTGCTCTTGAATGGGAGGTAGACCCTGTCCTTGTTATCAGTGTGATGCATTCGGAAAGTAAATTTTCGATCCATGCGCAGTCACGTCGTGGTGCACTCGGCTTGATGCAGTTGATGCCCGATACAGCACTGTGGATCGCTTCACAGATACAAGACAATACGTTTACACTCGATAAGTTGTATGATCCTAAAACAAATATTCGATACGGAACATGGTATCTGTCATCTTTGAAACGTGAGTTCAAAGGCAACGAAGTATTGATGCTTGCTGCATATAATGCAGGTCGCGGAAATGTAAAACAATGGATGGAAAAGTATGGTTGGGGATTTGATTTTTCTGATTATGAGAAGATACCGTTTGATGAAACGCGAGGGTATGTCGCGAAAGTATTGCAGAATAAACAAGCATATTTGACGCTGTATGAAGATTGACGGTGAGGTAATGGTGAGAGCATGAAGCAAATAAAATGGGACAAAGAGATGGTGGGACTTGCATGCGGCTGCATTTGTTTGATCGGTGCTATCGGTTGGTCGCAATATCAACATGTGACAACGGAAGAGGTGCGTCCCGACAGCAGTGTTATCATCAATGAAGAATTAGATCGCCAAAAAGAGATGGACAAACATATCGTGCGTGTGACAGACCGCATGATGCAGCTGGAACAGTCACTTTGGATGCTCGGTGAAAAATTACCTGAGATCAAACAACATATGACAGCAAAAAATGTTAGGCTGGAGGCCAGAACGGTTGCGGTGGGCAATGGGTCGCGATTGGTTGCACAATACCTAAATAAACCGACAACACAACGCAGCAGTACATTTGATGTTACGATGCCGTCTCTTGTGACAGCTTATGAGATAGATATGATCTTAGCAGAATCTCCCTTGGCGGGATTGGGACGAGCCTTTGTGGAAGCGGAGGCAGAGTCGAAGGTCAATGCAATGTTTTTGCTTGCGCTTGCTGTTCATGAGTCGAATTGGGGTTCATCGGTACTTGCTCGAGAAAAGAACAATCTGTTCGGTTTTGGTGCATATGACAGCAATCCGTATCATGGTGCCAAAGTGTTTGCATCGAAAGAAGAGTGCGTGAAACACGTTGCACGGTTTTTGCGCGAGCATTATCTCGAAGGCGTTTATTATCGCGGTACGACGATCCAGAATATCAATCAGACCTATGCAAGTGACCGTGCGTGGGGCGAGAAGATATTCGCAACGATGACACGGCTTGACAGCAAGATTCAAAACTTGGGATTGTCGGAATAAGATGGTAGCAGAGCTGTAAAAAACGAGGTGTATATTTAACGCCAAAAGCCGTTAAATGATCAATGTGATACCTTGAATATCAACGGAATATTTGTGGAAAAAAGTAGAAAAAAACAAAAGAATTGATTGACATTTATATATCATTCTTCTATAATTAAGAAGAAACATAAGTGCCTTTTAAACTGGTTCTGTGAGACTGGTAAGGGATGTTAGCTGATGTGATACTTACCTTCTTACGTATAATATTTTATTTTACGAGAGAAGGTTTTTTTATGCGCAAGCATAGTATGGACAAGTGGGATAATTGTACCCTTGTCCGAGTGGTTTATGCGGATTGTGCATAATATCAGATGATGTTTAACTCCCTGTCGACAGTCGGCAGGGAGTTTATTTTATTAGGGAGGGAACGACGAGTGGACAAAAGCAAAATCTCGCTGAGAAACAAACACATTTTGGACTTGGAGTATTTGTCGGCAGAAGAAATCGATTTGATTTTGAACACGGCAAAAGAAATGAAGAAGTTGGTTGGTCGCGATATCAAAAAAGTGCCTGCACTTCGCGGTAAATCGATCGTCAACTTATTCTTTGAACCAAGCACGAGAACACGTACTTCGTTTGAATTGGCAGGTAAATATTTGGGAGCTGATGTCGTTAATATTACGACGAGCTCGAGCAGCGTTGTCAAAGGCGAAAGCCTTCGTGATACGCTCTACACGATCGAAGCAATGGGAACGGATATCATCGTTATGCGTCATAAAGCAGAAGGTGCTGCCGAATATGCAAGTCAGATCGTAAGTTCCCGTATTATCAATGCAGGGGACGGTGCACACGCACATCCGAGCCAAGCACTTCTCGATCTTTTCACGATCCGTCAATATAAAGGCGACGTAGCAGGTAAAAAAGTTGCTATCCTCGGCGATATCTTGCACAGCCGTGTAGCACGTTCCGATATCTGGGGCCTTCGTAAACTCGGTGCAGAAGTTCATTTGGCAGGTCCGCGTACGCTGATGCCGCGCTATATTGCAGAACAAGAAGGCGTATATGTACACGACAGAGTAGAAGATGCGATCGACCAAGCTGATGTAATCAACGTACTTCGTATCCAGCTTGAACGCCAAAAAACGGGTCTTTTCCCGTCGCCGCGTGAATATGCACGTATCTTCGGTCTTAACAAAGATCGTTTGGCACTCGCAAAACCCGATGCGCTCGTACTTCATCCGGGTCCGATGAATCGTGGCCTTGAAATTTCGCCTGATATTTCGTATTGTGACCAGTCGGCTATCCAAGAACAGGTCAAAAACGGTCTTTCGGTACGAATGGCATTGTTATTCTTAGTCTTGATGGGAGGTAAGAACATTGAAGCTGATTCTTAAAGGCGGATGCGTTATCGATCCGGCAAACGGTATTGAACAGATTGCCGATGTATTGATCGAAGACGGTAAAATTGCACAGGTTGGAACTGATATTACGGCAGAAGGTGCCGAAATCAAAGATGTAACAGGCAAGGTTGTTGCTCCGGGCTTTATTGACCTCCACATGCACTTGCGTGAACCGGGTCTGGAAGCAAAAGAAGATATGCAGACAGCAACACAGGCTGCGGCAGCGGGCGGTTTTACGACGATCTCCTGCATGCCAAATACAAAACCTGTTGTAGACAGTCTTGTACTTGTAAATGGTCTGAAACAGCGCGCACAAGAAGTCGGTATTACAAAAGTACAGGTTATCGGTGCGGTCAGCAAAGGCCAAAAAGGGGAAGAACTTGCAGAACTTGGCGATATGTGCCAAGCGGGTGTAATGGCTTTCTCCGATGATGGGCATTATGTTAATAATTCGAACCTTTTCATGAATGCACTTGACTATATCGTGCCGTTCGGCAAACGTATCATCTCGCATGCAGAAGTTCATTCGCTCGTATGCGACGGTCATATGCACGAAGGCGCACGTTCGGCCATGCTTGGTGTCAAAGGTCGTCCGTCGGTTGCAGAAGATATTGCAGTAGCACGTGATCTCTTGATCGCAGATTATATTGGCGGTAAAGTCCATATCGCTCATGTCAGCACAAAAGGTGCAGTTGAACTTATCCGTCAGGCGAAAGCACGCGGCATCGATGTAACGGCGGAAGTAACGCCGCATCACTTGTCGCTTACTGATGAGATCGTAACGATGGCGAACACGGCAACGAAAGTCAATCCGCCGCTTCGTTCGCGTGACCATGTTGAGGCAATGATCCAGGGTCTTAAAGACGGTACGATCGATGCGATCGCAACAGATCATTCTCCGCACGCATTCGAAGAAAAAGACCGCGAATATTGCTTCGCTCCGAGCGGTTTCTCCGGCCTCGAGACGGCACTTGGCGTTGTCTTGACACATTTGTACCATACGGGTCTTTTCACGTTGTCTGAAGTCGTAGAACGTATGACGGCTGCTCCGGCTCGCGTTATGGATCTCGCTGAAGGTACTTTGTCGGTCGGTGCTTCTGCCGATGTGGTCGTATTCGATCCTGATGCAGAGTGGACGGTTGATCCGAAAGAATTCTATACAAAAGCAAAAATGACACCGTACGAAGGCATGAAGCTGAAAGGGAAAGCTGTCATGACGATCGTTAACGGTAAGGTTGTAATGGAGAACGGACAGATCACTGCATCGTGTCTGTAATTCCCAGATTATTCGGAGGTGTAGTATGAAAGGGAAATTGGTATTGGAAGACGGCAGTGTATTTCACGGCGAGCTGGTACAGGCTTGCGATGCTGTCGGTGAAGTAGTGTTCTATACAGGTATGGGTGGATACCATGATGTTTTGAGCGATCCTTCGTACAGCGGACAGATCGTTACGATGACATATCCGCTTATGGGTAATATCGGTATGATCGATCTCTTGGAACAGAAACCGTTCGTAGGCGGTTTTATCATTAGTGAATTGTGTGAAAAACCGAATCACTACTTGAACAAAACGACGCTTGGCGAATACTTGGAAAAAACGAATACACCGTGTCTTTATAATGTAGATACACGTGCTATCACGCGTCACATTCGTAACAATGGTACGATGAGAGGCGTTATCGTAGCAGATGATATGGCACAGGCTGATGTCGATGCACTTCTTGCACAGGCGGCAGTAACGAATCTTGTAGAAGCTGTTACGACGAAAGAAGCATACGCAGTAGGTGAGGGCGACGTACATGTTGTCGTGCTCGATCTCGGCGTAAAACCGGGTGTCTTGGATTTCTTGCAAAACAAAGGCGCACGCGTAACGGTCGTTCCCGCAACGGCGACGGCAGAAGAGATCCTTGCTCTCGATCCGAGCGGTATCGTGATCTCGAACGGCCCGGGCAATCCGAAAGATGTATCGGCTGATGTCGTGGCTACAGTAAAAGCTCTCGCAGGCAAAAAACCGTTACTCGGTATTGCGCTCGGTCATCAGGTTATCGCACTTGCACTCGGTGCTGATACGACGAAATTGAAATTCGGTCATCGTGGTGCGAACCAGCCGGTCAAAGACTTGGCTAACGGCCGTGTATATATCATGTCGGAAAACTACAGCTACGTTGTTGATGAAGCATCGCTTGCAGGCACAGAACTTGAAGTAGTGCAGAAAAATGTCAACGATGATTCGGTCGAAGCACTTCGCCATAAGAGCCTTCCGATCTTCACGATTCAATATTATCCGGAAGCAAATGTTGAAACGGCAGACAATTATGAAGTAGTAGGCCAATTCTGGGCGCTTATGGAAAAGGGGGAATAACTCGTGCCAAGAAAAGCGAATTTGAAAAAAGTAATGGTAATCGGCTCCGGTCCGATCGTTATCGGTCAGGCAGCAGAATTTGACTATGCAGGTACGCAGGCTTGCCGTG
Coding sequences within:
- a CDS encoding RNase H encodes the protein ISEWALGNWKTNRDLTRRYADYMSRHLSWVNFCKVTGHTGVVGNELADKLAKDALGIR
- a CDS encoding site-specific integrase → MTKELPNNFALANEQILEQNKKLSLKSKRRLTKSKSDNTLKAYLADWNDFHYWCQIQKTTSLPAAPETVVNYINDLADHAAANTISRRLSAISENHRAAGFVSDNPILSPLVKASIAAIKREKGIFQSPKQPILLEDLALLEPHFAPFGLTGIRDKALLFLGFSGAFRRSELVALQYDDLTFSQEGVMIRIKRSKGDQEGIGERIAIPYRQNTDLCAVTALERWLDHAIIKSGPIFRPISKTKKVGISQLSDKSVALIVKKYTALAGLNPKQFAGHSLRRGFATSAAQHDVAERQIMKQTRHKSEKMVRRYIQEGNLFKENALNKMF
- a CDS encoding aminotransferase class III-fold pyridoxal phosphate-dependent enzyme; protein product: MESSVKKNYQAYINPSVVRLLEFMGMDAVEVRGEGIYLYDSTGKKYIDCLGGYGTFAFGHRHPRIVEAVKNQLDKLPLSGKVFLSQALSNAARHLAMITPQGLRYSFWCNSGTEAVEGALKTARLVTRRKRFVAMKDGFHGKTFGSLSVSGRDLYRTPFAPMLDEVIHIPFGDVDALERVMDKTIAGVIVEPIQGEGGVIIPPCGYLRDIRTLCDKYGALMIADEVQTGMGRTGRAFAVEREDVVPDILVLAKALGGGVMPCGAFIATEEVWRPYFDYPFLHTSTFGGNPLACVAADMAMTVLTEEGLAENAANKGEYLLKQLRGLMAEYPDLICDARGRGLLVGLEMPSESQAGLLMSELVKRGVIVAYTLNNPTIIRLEPPLIIQRDEVDMVIERLEDALIQIKKYGI
- a CDS encoding SRPBCC family protein, producing the protein MTTFELIKQMPYSAEVVFEQLCHMERYVESMKNIERLTVLTRTENAAQTQWEAVLDGRKIMWSEEDTYDKEAHKIAYRLIEGDFSEMTGSWCVEDVEDGCTVTLNVSFAFGIPMLAMFVEPILKRKLEENSHMLLDGIEAYLRTK
- a CDS encoding DUF3783 domain-containing protein, coding for MSRGQKLVMMYQLDESKDKIKEIAKKFQITTKTISREMIGETMGHLIGRKGFGAAKTKTEDTTMNEPMLVMDGLQGNSLNVFLKALQEAGIFIPLKAIITPINLSWSFCKLYHAIEEEDREMRQAK
- the polA gene encoding DNA polymerase I, whose amino-acid sequence is MLPKFILIDGSSLMHRAFYALPILSSSKGEYTNAIYGFAMMLCKLIENTHPTAMAVAFDKSRITFRSEVYEGYKANRSATPPELKEQFATVQELIGSLDIPVLEIDGYEADDIIGTLSAKAEANGYETIIVTGDRDALQLLSPTTHVMFTRKGVTEIDWYDEAVFEAKYELRPKQLIDIKGLMGDSSDNIPGVPGIGEKTALKLLKEYGSVESVLDHVDSIKGKKLKENLVTYRDDALMSKRLATIVRDMPIAFVPDEFAFAPEWEKVKPMLERFELRTIIGKFAPLLKMETEGTKQIAVIYNGDAEEAKALAKRIREEKQMAFALVTEGKMPSYEAVGIAVADGEKVCWWDRSAEGFQTMRALLSDDSIEKITYDWKRVYHTFTETIDIEKQNIFDVMIAAYLADATSNNYAIEELVGQYLPEYCFGKTEDAKQVAVQTAGCLNALARAIGERIASLEMEPLCHEIEFPLIRVLAKMEQKGIFIDRAKLAEMSVRIGDQIARLTDEIHALAGEEFNVNSPKQLGVVLFEKLHLPVVKKTKSGYSTNAEVLEELRKYHPVIEKILEYRMLTKLKSTYLDAMDGLISPVSGRVHTTFNQEVTVTGRLSSSDPNLQNIPVRTELGREIRSLFIPGNGYDYLMSADYSQIELRVLADISQDDNFVQAFRKGEDIHSRTAAEVFGVPMEEVDGGLRRKAKAVNFGIVYGISDFGLSRDLNVTRKEAKQYIDSYFAKCVGVKKFIDEIVQEAREAGYVTTLFGRRRELPEINSKNFMRRGFAERTAMNTPIQGSAADIIKKAMIEVDSALRKGGFKSRMLLQVHDELVVEVVKEELEEVTALVKDLMERAVQLSVPLTVDVNYGENWMDAK
- the mutM gene encoding DNA-formamidopyrimidine glycosylase, encoding MPEMPEVETIRKDLSRRVCGKQIISAEVRLVRQLRAPKTVAEFETLVVGKTIHMIDRRGKYLLFDFDDVSLVIHLGMTGQLYYAQTIDDIDLTHVRFLFRLDSGEYIVFADIRTFGGVYALKKEQLGEIHGLATLGPEPLSEELTATYLSPRLAKRKSPIKAFLLDQKQVGGLGNIYVDEALFAAGIHSMRSCDSLLPEEVEKLIVGINRVISDGIRDGGTTFRDYRNGEGGKGDHQNHLFVYGRGAMPCVVCGNMIEKCTVSGRGTHYCALCQK
- a CDS encoding dephospho-CoA kinase, encoding MYIIGLTGSIASGKSTVSRILADCGAPIVDADLIARAVAERGEIGWQKIVETFGESVLQADGQLDRGRVGEMIFRDATKRAELDRIMHPIILERMKEEIAAYEEQGKTIVILDVPLLLELGWQDKVSVVWLVAVSPDTQKRRLMARNNLTEEQAMVRIASQMSIEEKRRYADVIINNDGTLEETEQTVRTNWTETKRMLNEE
- a CDS encoding lytic transglycosylase domain-containing protein, producing MRTWIKVGIIFLILVFGAKAIHDSGWFQRKYVYPYMYQEYIYDSALEWEVDPVLVISVMHSESKFSIHAQSRRGALGLMQLMPDTALWIASQIQDNTFTLDKLYDPKTNIRYGTWYLSSLKREFKGNEVLMLAAYNAGRGNVKQWMEKYGWGFDFSDYEKIPFDETRGYVAKVLQNKQAYLTLYED